From Desulfurobacterium pacificum, a single genomic window includes:
- a CDS encoding OmpA family protein encodes MWKKLILTITAVAFTAGCATTGTTPQTQPAQQQKVNKTVAGAAIGAVVGGALGAATGPSGSNKGKRVLIGAAIGAIVGGAIGYALEQQAEELGNDVGVKPIDNTNPAVRPAKPPISEEKPVAVVKEPDKVRVIFKNSVLFDFDSYTLKPEAKETLRRIAETLRQNPDNVIVIAGFTDSTGDFNYNVELSTKRAEAVRKFLILNGVDPTRILVFGCGPKCPIAPNNTPEGRALNRRVEIMVYPKGATIPEPCSYCR; translated from the coding sequence ATGTGGAAGAAACTGATATTAACCATAACAGCAGTAGCGTTCACAGCAGGATGCGCAACAACAGGAACAACGCCGCAAACTCAACCAGCACAGCAGCAGAAAGTAAATAAAACGGTTGCAGGCGCAGCCATCGGCGCTGTAGTAGGTGGCGCTTTAGGCGCAGCAACAGGACCTTCAGGCAGCAATAAAGGGAAAAGAGTCCTGATAGGTGCAGCCATCGGTGCAATAGTCGGTGGTGCTATAGGTTACGCTTTAGAACAGCAGGCAGAAGAGTTGGGAAATGACGTAGGCGTTAAACCTATAGATAACACAAACCCGGCAGTTAGACCTGCAAAGCCACCTATCAGTGAAGAAAAACCTGTTGCTGTGGTAAAAGAACCAGATAAGGTAAGAGTAATATTCAAAAACAGCGTCCTGTTCGACTTTGACAGCTATACACTTAAACCAGAAGCCAAAGAAACCCTTAGGAGAATAGCTGAAACTCTCAGACAGAATCCTGACAACGTGATAGTTATCGCAGGATTTACAGACAGCACAGGGGATTTCAACTACAACGTTGAACTTTCAACAAAAAGGGCAGAAGCCGTAAGAAAGTTTTTAATTCTCAACGGCGTTGACCCAACCCGTATATTAGTCTTTGGCTGCGGACCCAAATGCCCCATAGCGCCAAACAACACACCAGAAGGTAGAGCACTCAACAGAAGAGTAGAAATTATGGTTTACCCTAAAGGCGCAACAATCCCGGAACCTTGCAGTTACTGCAGATAG
- a CDS encoding energy-coupling factor ABC transporter ATP-binding protein, which translates to MELIRTENLSVKRGGREVLKNVDFSLHEREKIFIVGPNGSGKTTFAETLMGFVEFEGRIFFEGKEVEGEEDFYNLRTKVGYVFQNPDDQLFSPTVEEELAFAPMNLGYSKEEVKALVESVLERFGIRHLKDTPIYKLSGGQKRLVSIAAVMTMNPKGLILDEPTNGLDEKNFFMLVDFLKSVEKAVIVITHDKNLIDALDWKKYYLKDGSLTFVK; encoded by the coding sequence ATGGAGCTTATCAGGACAGAGAACCTTTCTGTAAAGAGAGGTGGTAGAGAAGTTCTTAAGAACGTTGATTTTTCTCTTCATGAGAGAGAAAAGATTTTTATCGTAGGTCCTAACGGTTCTGGTAAAACGACTTTTGCTGAAACTTTGATGGGGTTTGTGGAGTTTGAGGGGAGGATTTTTTTTGAAGGGAAAGAGGTGGAAGGAGAGGAGGATTTTTATAATTTGAGGACTAAAGTTGGTTACGTTTTCCAAAATCCAGACGACCAGCTGTTTTCTCCTACCGTTGAGGAGGAACTGGCGTTTGCGCCTATGAACTTGGGCTATAGTAAGGAAGAGGTTAAAGCTTTAGTTGAAAGCGTTTTAGAAAGGTTTGGAATACGACATTTGAAAGATACTCCTATATATAAGCTTTCTGGTGGTCAAAAAAGGCTTGTTTCTATTGCTGCCGTTATGACTATGAATCCTAAGGGACTTATACTGGACGAACCTACGAACGGTTTGGATGAGAAGAACTTCTTTATGTTGGTTGACTTTCTCAAAAGCGTTGAAAAAGCTGTAATTGTTATCACTCACGATAAAAATCTTATTGATGCCCTTGACTGGAAAAAGTATTACCTAAAAGATGGCAGTTTAACTTTCGTCAAATAG
- the miaB gene encoding tRNA (N6-isopentenyl adenosine(37)-C2)-methylthiotransferase MiaB, with the protein MKRFFIKTFGCQMNVNDSEKMAGMLKDLGYEKAESPEEADVIIVNTCSVRAKPDNKAYSFIGNLKKLKKEKPSTIIAIAGCVPQKEKEHLLRFEHVDLIFGTFNFVKLPELLEKAKEGRTTEILEEKIPEEDHLPLIDSYLENPYVAYVTVQRGCNRFCTYCIVPFTRGRERSVKPELVLEEIKRLAERGVKEVHLLGQNVDFYRYKNTDLADLLYMVAEIKGIERIRFTTSHPAGFTEKIARAMKEIEKVCPYVHLPPQSGSNRILKLMNRGYTREEYIQKVEMLREYVPDVALSGDFIVGFPGETVKDFEETLSLVERCTYDQAFVFEYSPRPLTKAYQMEDNVPKEEKNRRLQILQELIKKQAEKKNLKRLNKVEEVLVEGKSQWGDKLTGRTRDNKVVNFTGNENLIGKIVKVKITKTTPFFLEGQHHEGDKNENRN; encoded by the coding sequence ATGAAGCGATTCTTCATAAAAACGTTCGGCTGCCAGATGAACGTCAACGATTCAGAAAAGATGGCAGGAATGTTAAAAGACTTGGGTTATGAAAAAGCTGAATCGCCAGAAGAAGCAGACGTAATAATTGTCAACACCTGCTCTGTAAGGGCAAAGCCGGACAACAAAGCTTACAGTTTCATTGGAAACCTGAAAAAACTAAAAAAAGAGAAACCATCAACCATCATAGCCATTGCCGGATGCGTTCCTCAAAAAGAGAAAGAACACCTTTTAAGGTTTGAGCACGTTGACCTAATTTTTGGAACGTTCAATTTCGTTAAACTCCCCGAACTTCTTGAAAAAGCAAAAGAGGGAAGAACTACTGAAATACTTGAAGAAAAAATCCCCGAAGAAGACCACCTCCCCCTTATAGACAGCTACCTTGAAAACCCATACGTTGCCTACGTTACAGTCCAGAGAGGCTGCAACCGCTTCTGCACATACTGCATAGTCCCCTTCACAAGAGGAAGAGAAAGAAGCGTCAAACCTGAACTTGTATTAGAAGAAATCAAGAGACTTGCAGAAAGAGGCGTAAAAGAGGTTCACCTCTTAGGACAGAACGTTGACTTTTACAGATACAAAAACACCGACCTTGCAGACCTTCTATACATGGTTGCAGAAATCAAAGGAATAGAACGCATTCGCTTTACGACAAGCCACCCTGCAGGCTTCACAGAAAAGATAGCCCGAGCAATGAAAGAGATAGAAAAAGTCTGTCCTTACGTTCACCTTCCGCCTCAAAGCGGTTCAAACAGAATCCTCAAACTCATGAACAGAGGCTACACAAGAGAAGAATACATACAAAAGGTAGAGATGCTCAGAGAGTACGTTCCGGATGTTGCACTATCTGGAGACTTCATAGTTGGATTCCCAGGCGAAACGGTAAAAGACTTTGAAGAAACCTTATCACTCGTAGAAAGATGCACCTACGACCAGGCTTTCGTCTTTGAATACTCTCCAAGACCTTTAACAAAAGCCTACCAGATGGAAGACAACGTTCCGAAAGAAGAAAAGAACAGGAGATTACAAATACTTCAGGAATTAATCAAAAAGCAGGCAGAAAAGAAAAACCTTAAAAGACTCAACAAGGTAGAAGAAGTCTTAGTTGAGGGTAAAAGCCAGTGGGGAGATAAACTAACAGGGAGAACGAGAGACAACAAAGTCGTTAACTTCACAGGAAATGAAAATTTAATAGGAAAAATCGTTAAAGTGAAAATCACGAAAACTACCCCCTTCTTCTTAGAAGGGCAACACCACGAAGGAGACAAAAATGAAAACAGAAACTAA
- a CDS encoding TonB-dependent receptor plug domain-containing protein: protein MKKLLLAATIFAAVNAYAQTPEIQITATRVAVPVDHVGDDVDIITKEQIKKYGFTSIADVLKYVAGITESSNGGFGQTTSVYMLGLPTKYILVMIDGVPVNDPSSPDTQANFSYIDLSNVERIEVLKGPQGALYGSEAIAGVINIITKKPKKNEFKVGLEGGKYKTFKEDLYSALKLKGGYLSLSFENFKTNGFSASNEKAGSGTYDPDNDGYNYRTGWLSWGWDLNDSTKLTGNIKLKGGKVEYDSANNGVPVPDAHTSYNNFFTSLKIESALSNNLLLTAKFGNNKEERFSIDTGIGNYTGITRYASFQITNYFGSSFVNFGTSYKQEIGRCIYDYPAWSFTTTSVANLHTRSIYGEFHSDLNASHFTFALRRDFHSQFGAKTTYKVSASYDVKTTETTLKVQYGTGFRAPSVYQLYARGAFFGIYEVIGNPNLKPETSEGWILGVAQRMPFVKGRIDINYFKNHVWNPIVYESSANPNYQNASKGLSEGAEIRLSISPIKNFSLWGTYTHQHVDGDDDFTLRRPEIIYIMGSDYLFGKTKFSFWIEHYSARADKDYSSSPAKIVSLSPFTTYNCYLSYRLNNKVKFHIKGVNLTNKKYELAYGYNTMGRAAFAGIDISF, encoded by the coding sequence ATGAAAAAACTGCTTTTAGCTGCAACGATTTTTGCAGCAGTAAATGCTTATGCGCAGACGCCAGAGATTCAAATTACGGCGACAAGAGTGGCTGTTCCTGTTGACCACGTAGGCGATGACGTTGATATCATCACTAAAGAGCAGATTAAAAAGTATGGGTTTACCAGTATCGCAGACGTTTTGAAGTACGTTGCCGGAATTACAGAGAGTTCCAACGGTGGATTCGGACAGACGACAAGTGTTTACATGTTGGGGCTTCCTACTAAGTATATCCTTGTAATGATTGACGGTGTTCCAGTTAACGACCCTTCGTCTCCTGATACTCAAGCAAATTTTAGTTATATAGATTTGAGTAACGTTGAAAGAATAGAAGTTTTAAAAGGACCTCAGGGAGCTCTCTACGGTTCTGAAGCGATTGCAGGTGTTATTAACATCATTACTAAAAAACCTAAGAAAAATGAATTTAAGGTAGGACTGGAAGGCGGGAAATATAAGACTTTTAAGGAAGACCTTTATTCTGCATTAAAGCTAAAAGGTGGATACCTTTCTCTTTCTTTTGAAAATTTCAAAACTAACGGATTTAGCGCGTCAAATGAAAAAGCAGGTAGTGGGACTTACGATCCGGATAACGATGGTTATAACTACAGAACAGGTTGGCTAAGCTGGGGATGGGATTTAAATGATTCTACTAAACTTACAGGGAATATTAAACTTAAAGGTGGAAAAGTGGAATACGATAGTGCTAATAATGGCGTTCCTGTTCCTGATGCGCATACTTCTTATAATAACTTTTTCACCAGTTTAAAAATAGAATCTGCTCTGTCGAACAACTTATTGTTGACCGCAAAGTTTGGAAATAATAAGGAAGAAAGGTTCAGTATAGATACAGGGATTGGCAACTATACGGGTATTACAAGGTATGCTTCTTTTCAAATTACCAATTATTTCGGTTCTTCGTTTGTTAATTTTGGTACATCTTACAAACAAGAAATAGGAAGATGCATTTATGACTATCCTGCCTGGAGTTTTACTACTACCTCAGTAGCCAATTTACATACACGTTCGATATATGGAGAATTTCATAGTGATTTAAATGCTTCACATTTCACTTTTGCTCTAAGAAGAGACTTTCATAGCCAATTTGGAGCTAAAACTACTTATAAGGTATCAGCATCTTACGATGTAAAAACAACTGAAACTACCTTGAAGGTGCAATATGGAACAGGTTTCAGGGCACCATCTGTTTATCAGCTTTATGCCAGAGGCGCGTTTTTTGGTATCTATGAAGTGATAGGAAATCCGAATCTTAAACCAGAAACGAGTGAAGGATGGATTTTAGGTGTAGCGCAGAGAATGCCTTTTGTAAAAGGGAGAATAGATATTAACTACTTTAAAAATCATGTTTGGAATCCAATTGTCTATGAAAGTAGTGCAAATCCTAATTACCAGAATGCGTCCAAAGGGTTGTCGGAAGGAGCAGAAATTAGACTATCTATTTCTCCGATTAAAAACTTTAGTTTATGGGGAACTTACACTCATCAGCATGTAGATGGTGATGATGATTTCACTCTTAGAAGACCTGAGATAATATATATAATGGGTTCTGATTATTTATTTGGAAAAACTAAATTCTCTTTTTGGATAGAACACTATAGTGCAAGAGCGGATAAAGATTACTCAAGTTCTCCTGCTAAAATTGTTTCTCTTTCACCGTTTACTACTTACAATTGTTATCTTTCCTACAGGCTCAACAACAAAGTTAAATTCCATATTAAAGGCGTGAACTTAACTAACAAAAAATACGAGCTTGCCTACGGTTATAACACTATGGGAAGAGCAGCCTTCGCAGGCATTGACATCTCCTTCTAA
- a CDS encoding energy-coupling factor transporter transmembrane component T family protein — MNYFEALGKKSFLYRLDARVKLVVLLLFAWKIALSSSFGEVLGFVPFVAALLFCLRGDVGRIFRILLAADAFLIFLVVSAFIYGNVSLGLLLFLKSNEILVISIALLMTSEPFQIFRAFRDFRLPAKLVQLFFLTYRYIYTIYDEYRLMLKSAYCRGFRPKTSLNTYKTYAYILANLLVKSYFRADRIYKAMLCRGFRGEFPVYGESKMKKEDYAFAVVSFLVFTVVELWSLSGQRTFL; from the coding sequence TTGAACTATTTTGAAGCTTTGGGGAAGAAATCGTTTCTCTACAGGCTTGATGCGAGGGTGAAACTTGTCGTTTTGTTGCTTTTCGCCTGGAAGATTGCGCTGTCTTCCTCTTTTGGTGAGGTTTTAGGATTTGTTCCTTTTGTCGCTGCGCTGCTTTTTTGTTTGCGGGGGGATGTGGGGCGGATTTTCCGCATCCTCCTTGCTGCTGATGCTTTTCTTATTTTTTTAGTTGTTTCAGCTTTTATTTATGGAAATGTTAGTTTGGGTTTACTCCTGTTTTTGAAGTCTAACGAGATATTGGTTATAAGTATTGCTTTACTTATGACTTCTGAACCTTTTCAGATTTTTAGAGCTTTCAGAGATTTCAGGTTGCCTGCAAAGTTGGTGCAGCTGTTTTTTTTAACCTACCGATATATTTATACAATTTACGATGAGTATCGTTTGATGTTGAAGTCTGCGTACTGTAGGGGATTTAGACCTAAGACGAGTTTGAATACGTACAAAACGTACGCGTATATATTGGCTAATTTGTTGGTTAAGAGTTACTTTAGGGCTGATAGGATATATAAAGCTATGCTTTGTAGAGGGTTTAGGGGGGAGTTTCCGGTTTACGGGGAGTCTAAGATGAAAAAAGAGGATTACGCTTTTGCAGTTGTGAGCTTTTTAGTTTTTACGGTGGTGGAGTTATGGAGCTTATCAGGACAGAGAACCTTTCTGTAA
- a CDS encoding carboxypeptidase-like regulatory domain-containing protein, translated as MKRLVILLTVLFVAIFSNAFAHKITAFTDLEGNKLSVYSYFNDGTPAKHAQVIIYDEKTGKKVITGYTDNEGNYSCTLPHPGKYKVVVNAELGHRAVAEVDYGSVEQAASAEQPSSSKNVSQGMSNSANAPVAGVSADEIRKIVREELKEQLQPIDRKLLKIEEQVSAIHLKDVFGGLGWIVGIFGAAAFGYSFRRKEA; from the coding sequence ATGAAAAGGTTAGTCATTCTTTTGACAGTGCTGTTTGTTGCAATTTTTTCAAACGCTTTTGCCCACAAAATTACTGCTTTTACCGATTTAGAGGGGAATAAGTTATCTGTTTATAGTTATTTTAACGATGGAACGCCTGCGAAACACGCGCAGGTTATAATATATGATGAGAAAACAGGTAAAAAAGTTATTACTGGTTATACAGATAATGAGGGAAATTATTCCTGTACGCTGCCGCATCCTGGTAAGTACAAAGTAGTTGTGAATGCAGAGTTAGGGCATAGGGCTGTTGCAGAGGTTGATTACGGTTCGGTAGAGCAGGCAGCTTCTGCAGAACAACCTTCGTCTTCTAAAAATGTTTCGCAAGGTATGTCTAATTCTGCGAATGCACCTGTGGCAGGCGTTTCTGCAGATGAGATAAGGAAGATTGTAAGGGAGGAGTTGAAGGAGCAACTCCAGCCTATTGACAGAAAGCTTTTAAAGATAGAGGAGCAGGTTTCTGCCATTCATTTGAAAGATGTTTTTGGTGGTCTTGGTTGGATAGTTGGTATCTTTGGAGCTGCTGCGTTTGGTTATAGTTTTAGGAGGAAAGAGGCTTGA
- a CDS encoding glutamate-5-semialdehyde dehydrogenase, which yields MNVEDIAKKAKEVSYQLVDISTEVKNRVLLRAAELIEEKREVIEKENKKDLVAGEEKGLSKAMLDRLLLNEKRIKGMVQVLHDVAALNDPVGEVIKMWKRPNGLKIGKMRVPLGVVGIIYESRPNVTVEAASLCIKSSNAVILKGGSEAINSNRVLVSILKEAAASEGFPEEAIQFMDTTDRSAVKEMLQLDEYIDVVIPRGGEGLIRFVAENARMPVIKHYKGVCHVYVDEFADLEKAWKICFNAKVQRPGVCNAMETMLVHSAVAEAFLPKMIGMFKEAGVEIRGCDRTRAFAPDYVKPATEDDWYAEYLDLILAVRVVDSLDEAIDHINTYGSHHSDAIVTENYTNGMKFLNRVDSAAVYINASTRFTDGNVFGLGAEMGISTDKVHVRGPMGLEDLTIPKYIIFGDGQIRE from the coding sequence ATGAACGTTGAAGATATAGCTAAAAAAGCGAAAGAAGTAAGTTATCAGCTTGTGGATATTTCAACTGAGGTAAAAAACAGGGTTTTGTTGAGAGCAGCTGAATTAATTGAGGAGAAGAGAGAAGTTATAGAAAAGGAGAATAAAAAGGACTTAGTTGCAGGAGAGGAAAAAGGTCTTTCAAAGGCGATGCTTGATAGGTTGCTTCTTAATGAAAAGAGAATAAAGGGGATGGTTCAGGTTCTTCACGACGTTGCTGCTCTGAACGACCCCGTTGGTGAAGTTATAAAAATGTGGAAGAGACCTAACGGTTTGAAAATAGGAAAGATGAGAGTTCCTTTGGGTGTTGTGGGAATTATTTACGAGTCAAGACCTAACGTTACTGTTGAAGCTGCTTCTTTGTGTATTAAAAGCTCTAATGCGGTGATTTTAAAGGGAGGTTCTGAAGCTATTAACTCAAACCGCGTTCTTGTAAGTATTTTGAAAGAGGCTGCTGCTTCTGAAGGATTTCCTGAAGAGGCGATTCAGTTTATGGATACGACTGACAGGTCTGCAGTGAAAGAGATGCTTCAGCTTGATGAGTATATAGACGTTGTAATTCCAAGAGGCGGAGAAGGCTTAATAAGGTTTGTGGCTGAAAATGCCAGAATGCCTGTTATAAAGCATTATAAGGGCGTTTGTCACGTTTACGTTGATGAGTTTGCAGACTTAGAGAAAGCCTGGAAGATATGCTTTAACGCCAAAGTTCAGAGACCGGGCGTTTGTAACGCCATGGAAACGATGCTTGTTCACTCGGCAGTTGCAGAAGCGTTTTTGCCTAAAATGATAGGAATGTTTAAGGAAGCTGGTGTTGAGATTAGAGGATGTGATAGAACGAGGGCTTTTGCGCCAGATTACGTAAAGCCTGCAACGGAAGATGACTGGTATGCTGAATACCTTGACCTGATTTTGGCAGTTAGGGTTGTTGATTCTTTAGATGAAGCTATTGACCATATTAATACTTACGGTTCTCACCATAGCGATGCAATAGTCACAGAGAATTACACAAATGGAATGAAGTTTTTGAACAGGGTTGATTCAGCTGCTGTTTACATAAACGCTTCTACGAGATTTACGGACGGTAACGTTTTCGGACTTGGTGCGGAGATGGGTATTTCTACCGATAAGGTTCACGTAAGAGGTCCTATGGGACTTGAAGACCTTACCATTCCTAAATACATCATTTTCGGTGATGGGCAGATAAGGGAGTGA
- a CDS encoding FecCD family ABC transporter permease, with the protein MRFKITIAFLLILTIAVFLLFLGWKLNDERVLMWLRLPEALVAFSFGGVLGITGVVYQGVLKNPLASPYILGVSAGAAFGATVAAFFSFPVISGAILGSLVTVFLLVLFSAVYRTSAEILLFGVGINAFLSSLILFLYAVMPSFTVQDALFFTLGFISPQPLKFSALLFLISLLAIFVLLPFGKWVDALSLGELGVFSGVRFEREGIILLILSALFVSVFVGTVGIVGFVGIVVPHIGRLLGFRVSNYLMPVSFLVGGVLLLFSQFLARTLVYPTVLPVGAITAVVGVPLFLYVLWRAGRA; encoded by the coding sequence TTGCGGTTTAAGATAACGATTGCTTTTCTTCTGATTCTGACAATAGCTGTTTTTTTGCTGTTTTTAGGCTGGAAGTTGAATGATGAAAGGGTTTTGATGTGGCTGAGGCTTCCGGAAGCTCTTGTTGCTTTCTCTTTCGGCGGAGTTTTAGGAATCACCGGCGTGGTTTATCAGGGGGTTTTGAAAAATCCCCTCGCCTCCCCCTACATCTTGGGCGTTTCTGCGGGGGCGGCTTTCGGGGCAACTGTGGCTGCTTTTTTCTCTTTTCCTGTTATTTCGGGAGCGATTCTTGGAAGTCTGGTGACCGTTTTCCTTTTAGTTCTGTTTTCAGCTGTTTACAGGACTTCTGCCGAAATACTCCTGTTCGGTGTCGGCATAAATGCGTTTTTGTCTTCCTTGATACTCTTCCTTTACGCTGTTATGCCCTCTTTCACCGTTCAGGATGCGCTCTTTTTTACGTTGGGTTTTATCTCTCCTCAGCCTTTAAAATTTTCTGCTTTGCTGTTTCTGATTTCTTTACTCGCCATCTTCGTTCTCCTTCCTTTCGGGAAGTGGGTGGATGCGCTTTCTCTTGGAGAGTTGGGCGTTTTCTCTGGCGTGAGGTTTGAGAGAGAGGGGATTATCCTCTTGATTTTATCAGCGCTTTTCGTTTCTGTTTTCGTTGGAACTGTTGGCATTGTTGGATTTGTCGGCATCGTTGTTCCGCACATAGGAAGGCTTTTAGGTTTCAGAGTTTCTAACTACCTGATGCCCGTTTCGTTTTTGGTTGGCGGCGTGCTTCTTCTGTTTTCTCAGTTTTTAGCGAGGACGCTGGTGTATCCGACGGTGCTTCCGGTTGGGGCGATTACCGCTGTTGTAGGCGTTCCCTTGTTCCTTTACGTTTTGTGGAGGGCGGGGCGTGCTTGA
- a CDS encoding bifunctional nuclease family protein gives MVEVSVIGITQDRMNGMPIIILGNARERFAIPIWVGMWEAELLETELLGAVPPRPFPYDLIRELLAAFGGEIERVVINDFDKGIYFAVIEVKRPDGEVIRIDARPSDAINMAVRVGAPIYVEREVIEKASSIPLDRCEGEDCEEQWEKLIRELFDES, from the coding sequence ATGGTCGAGGTATCCGTAATAGGAATCACTCAGGACAGAATGAACGGCATGCCTATCATCATTTTAGGCAACGCAAGGGAACGATTCGCCATTCCCATCTGGGTAGGAATGTGGGAAGCCGAACTCCTCGAAACAGAACTTTTAGGAGCAGTCCCGCCAAGACCTTTCCCCTACGACCTGATAAGAGAACTTTTAGCAGCGTTCGGCGGAGAAATAGAAAGAGTAGTAATCAACGATTTTGACAAAGGAATCTACTTCGCAGTAATTGAAGTCAAAAGACCCGATGGTGAAGTAATAAGGATAGATGCAAGACCGAGCGATGCGATAAACATGGCTGTTCGGGTAGGCGCTCCTATCTACGTAGAAAGAGAAGTTATTGAAAAAGCTTCCAGCATTCCGTTAGATAGATGCGAAGGTGAAGACTGTGAGGAACAGTGGGAGAAACTAATAAGAGAACTATTTGACGAAAGTTAA
- a CDS encoding ABC transporter ATP-binding protein produces MLEVSVEKAGIVSGVEFTLSPGTVLGIAGKNGSGKTTLLKFIAGVFEGKGRIRWKGKDLKELSFRERMKVVNAVPQNFEPNLFYSVYEVVESSSPVRLRKKDIDEVLEKVGLSGFGGRIFAKLSGGEKVRVLIARLLAIDPDVVLFDEPSAFLDPDVAVAVAEIVGELKDRGKVVIVASHDVLFLLDTCDLFLGLKEGREVFWGGRGDFLRSLQLIYDVPLKVAEVDGELFIKPNYRR; encoded by the coding sequence GTGCTTGAAGTAAGTGTTGAAAAAGCGGGAATTGTTAGCGGTGTTGAGTTTACCCTTTCTCCCGGAACGGTTTTAGGAATAGCCGGTAAGAACGGGAGCGGTAAGACAACTCTTTTGAAGTTTATTGCAGGTGTTTTTGAAGGGAAAGGGCGGATAAGGTGGAAGGGAAAGGACTTGAAGGAGTTATCGTTCAGAGAGCGGATGAAAGTGGTTAACGCAGTTCCTCAAAATTTTGAACCGAACCTGTTTTATAGCGTTTACGAGGTTGTTGAATCTTCTTCGCCTGTGCGTTTGAGAAAAAAAGATATAGACGAAGTTCTTGAGAAAGTCGGGCTTAGTGGGTTTGGGGGGAGGATTTTTGCTAAGTTAAGTGGCGGAGAGAAGGTAAGAGTTCTCATTGCGAGGCTTTTGGCTATAGACCCGGATGTTGTCCTTTTTGACGAGCCATCTGCTTTTCTTGACCCTGATGTTGCTGTAGCTGTTGCCGAAATTGTAGGAGAGTTAAAAGATAGAGGAAAGGTTGTAATTGTTGCTTCTCACGATGTGTTGTTTTTGCTTGATACTTGCGACCTTTTTTTGGGATTGAAAGAGGGGAGGGAGGTTTTTTGGGGAGGGAGGGGGGATTTTTTACGGTCGCTGCAGTTAATCTACGACGTTCCTTTAAAAGTTGCCGAAGTGGATGGAGAACTTTTCATAAAACCAAACTACAGGAGGTAG
- a CDS encoding helical backbone metal receptor — MRVLFLFFFIFLIFGNAFAFERIVSLSPALTEMVVYAGAEDKLVGVTDFCTLNVKAEKVGGIVNPNVEKIISLKPDLILATNMTPPGIRKVLSRVAKVVVFHLVSLKEVEDAVESVGNLVGSDGKELRERFEKELDSSLKTVSCLKGKKVIVLVSCSPIYVAGGESYIGQALSLAGLRIVPENVSFGAVSAEFVVQNGEIAVLSCHNGGGDLKLLLRKFGLKVYEVPGSFLLHPSPMFLRGVKYLGEEACGLR, encoded by the coding sequence ATGAGGGTTCTTTTTTTGTTTTTCTTTATTTTTCTAATTTTTGGGAATGCTTTTGCTTTTGAAAGGATTGTTAGTCTTTCCCCTGCCCTTACAGAAATGGTCGTTTACGCTGGTGCTGAAGATAAGTTGGTTGGTGTGACTGACTTTTGCACCCTGAACGTTAAGGCAGAAAAGGTTGGGGGAATAGTTAACCCAAACGTTGAAAAAATTATTTCCCTTAAGCCAGACCTGATTCTCGCTACAAATATGACACCACCGGGAATCAGGAAAGTTTTAAGTAGGGTGGCGAAAGTTGTTGTTTTTCACCTTGTGAGTTTAAAGGAAGTTGAAGATGCCGTTGAATCTGTTGGGAATTTAGTTGGTTCTGATGGTAAGGAATTGAGGGAGCGATTTGAGAAGGAATTAGATAGTTCTTTAAAAACTGTTTCCTGCTTAAAAGGTAAGAAAGTTATTGTTCTTGTTTCCTGCAGTCCGATTTACGTTGCTGGTGGAGAAAGTTACATAGGACAAGCACTGTCTTTAGCTGGGTTGAGAATAGTTCCTGAAAACGTTTCGTTTGGTGCTGTTTCTGCTGAGTTTGTCGTTCAAAATGGGGAAATAGCTGTCCTTTCGTGCCACAACGGCGGTGGGGATTTGAAGTTACTGCTGAGAAAGTTTGGTTTGAAGGTATATGAAGTGCCAGGGAGTTTCTTGCTTCACCCATCGCCGATGTTTTTAAGGGGCGTTAAATATTTGGGGGAGGAAGCTTGCGGTTTAAGATAA